A single genomic interval of Candidatus Obscuribacterales bacterium harbors:
- the rimP gene encoding ribosome maturation factor RimP — protein sequence MTHPLTPHILDLAIPIADSLGLELVTAVFYTNQSPPVLRLDIRNLSQDTSLDDCERMSRAVEASLDASELIPDAYVLEVSSPGISRSLTTDREFISFKGFPVCLMLTEAYKGHKSFSGNLIERDEECIHINQKGRAIAIPRHLVQTVQLSDAGSE from the coding sequence ATGACGCATCCCCTCACTCCACACATCCTCGACTTGGCGATTCCGATCGCAGACTCCCTCGGGCTAGAGTTGGTCACTGCGGTGTTTTACACCAATCAAAGTCCACCGGTGCTGCGCCTGGATATTCGCAACCTATCCCAAGACACCAGCTTAGATGATTGTGAACGCATGAGCCGGGCCGTTGAAGCGAGCTTAGATGCCTCTGAATTAATTCCCGATGCCTACGTTTTGGAGGTTTCCAGTCCAGGCATTTCGCGATCGCTAACCACCGATCGCGAGTTCATCTCCTTTAAAGGGTTTCCGGTTTGCCTAATGTTGACCGAAGCCTATAAAGGACACAAAAGTTTTTCAGGCAATCTGATTGAACGAGACGAGGAGTGTATTCACATTAACCAAAAGGGACGGGCGATCGCGATTCCTCGCCACCTCGTGCAAACCGTTCAACTCAGCGATGCAGGCAGTGAATAA